The DNA window ATCTCTCTAGTCTCCAGTCTCCAGTTGATACAATTGTCAGATATAACAGTCGTTCGTCCTTGCAGGAGGTATAACGATTAGATATACCACATCCTCACACCTATGCGTGATGTAACGCTCCCGCGTGAACAACCATAGCTAGAGTCTCTAAAATGCCATCCTCAATGGATTCAGCAACGGACACTTCTCCATTTGCCATCGATGACCAGATCCCGCTGACGTACGGTGTgcggcaagaaaaaaaaatgagtggAAATAATCCACAAAAGCCTGCAACGCCGATCTACGAACAAATTACTGATTACAAGGAAGATGATCGTCGCGTGTGAACTATGTTTGGAATGATATGTGTTTCAAGTGCAGCAACCCATAACAACATAATTCCTCATCATCGgttattcctttttgttccTCCTTAGAGCTCCGTGGAGGGCTTACATAATCAATACTACACAGCACACACTGTGTCGGCGTGTGGTTCCCTCCATAAAAAagtgaagagagagagaaaaaaaaacacacacaaaaatcacTTCCGAACACCAGTGCGTGGCTCTTTCATATTAGATTCATCTTCGGTTCGATCAGACGTTAATGCTCGGGCATGTTGCTACCATCCTCGTTGTTCATGCACGTTATGTGGTACCCCCCTTTTTCCCACCCGGTGGCCCTGTTTGTCGCTGGTTTTGGAGCaagttttcacttttcatgttAAATTACGCATTGCCTAACCTCATCTCCTTCATCCCATCAATGCATCGAGccaattttatttgttatataTTTCGCTACATTCAATACACTGTGTTTGCTACGTTCAAGCAATCACCCTACTACTTTACTTTTGATCTTCCGATTTGGTTGAAGAATTGTCTGAAGTATTTGCTCCCTGAAGTAACATACAGTCTTCTTAGAACATCAAGTATGCTAGTTAATGATAAGAAACATTTGAAGAGCATGAAACCGTCCGGAGTATGTCCAGAGAGTTGATTCAAACGGTTCATTCAGTAATCCTGAAGGCTTCAGGCCTGTGAAGTACCTGTTATTTGGAATGTTGATGACTGATTTTACTTGAACCATGCTggaattttatgtaaattaacTGTGCATGAAAAACATCCACAGACAAAGGGGCAACGCGTGATGTCTTTGATTAACTCATCGTTAGCTTATTGATATTGGTAAAATGCCACCAGTTGTGGCTATTCGGCTGACCTCCAGAGAGACTTACATCTATCTCCCGAGTGCTTCCAAGGTACGGGCGTGGAATTTTTTCGTTGGTAGGAAGTCCTTACCTGTCTCAGGGAGCTTTTGTCACTATCTACCGTGCTAGCCACAACAAGCTGCATGGTAGGGGTGCCTTGTATAGAGTTATGCAATATATACGAAACTCGGACACCGGGTATGACGCGCGAAGTCTTTTCGCTAGTTTTCACGCCCAACAACACCACACCCCTAACACGTGGGATTCCGCTTCGCAGATGGACGTACCCAGGCAACATTTTTAATCCTGCTAACTATTTCCGTTGTATAGTTGTAGTTGGTAAAATACCTGCACTAAATGCATCGTAACGATTTGGATATGTTATCATTTACAAGCATCCGTGTTTGTAGCCTGAACAATgcacttaaaaacaaaaacccgttcCCAATCCGGTTCGACTTTTGCTATCGGGCAAAGATGAGTTAATGTTTGGGAGCGTGCAATCGGTTACGAAATGTTCGAAAGagaaattttattcaaatcaaAGGCCTCATTAGCCTGAACCAGGGAATACTGCTTTAGTCTACTATGTCTACCGGGGCTCTGACGTCGGCGAATATGCGGTGACTGAAGGAGTGTGAAGTAAATATACAACACTGACTCTCACTCTTACTTCACTGACTGTTACTCACTTATTAGAACAAGATGTGAGATAGTTAACTGCAGTATCTTCAAGGATTTCTAGTACAAGACAAGAACAAGCAAAAGAGATGCTttggatatgttttttttttctcacagtTGATCCTTTTTATGATTTAGTTGGCAGATTTCAGCGTCCAAGTACATGTTAAGCATTATAAAACATGTTCCATCAATATCGCAAAATCGTGATCTTTCTCTGTTAAAGATCTCTACCAagtggttttgtttaaaatttgatcATTAAAGTGTATTATTATGtctaaaacaaatacaatgaaaatattcattaaaatgAAACGGCTCCACTACTGATCAGTGTCGCTCGCAAAACAAAGTCGTATCTTATAGGATGCGAATTAATGAATATGGGAATGAGAAGGAATAGCGTGATACGCGCTTTGAAGTTCACACAAAGTTCAACAAAAGGCTTTGTTCGATATTCAGTTATTAAGTAATCGAAACGAATTTCGCCTTTAGCTTTCCCAAAGTTGGTGGTGGGTTCGTCCAGGTCACTGTCATATTGATGGAAATCGTTATGGATACCGGCGAACTCGGCGATGGCAGAAAGGGTGGTGGGCATGGGAAAGATGAGGAAAACGAAGCTGCGTGGACGGGGTGGAGTTgggaagggggagggggggggggaggagagAAGAAGGGGTGGAGTACAGGGTCGTCTTCACACGGAACACTTGATCCGGGGAATCGACAACCCCCGACAAACAATTCCTGCTGCCAAAAGGTGTTCGGTTCAGAGATGCAGAAGAAGGAAGATGACAAAATAATCATTGACACACATAACAGCGCGGACACGGTCGTGCGCCGTGTGGGTTCGACGTTATTAGACGGTGCGAAGACGCAGACATTTTAAGGTGCACTATCATTGTATCCCAAAGGGTGGGGCGGAATGCCGGAAAGATATACTGATACAAGTTTGGTAGTTTGGTAAGATTGTTTCATAAtagaaaaatgcaaataaaaccaaaattgttCACCGTGAGCAAGTGTCTAGCGGTTGGAAGGATACGTATGTAGGAAATCCTTGGAGCCTTGGATCATTTGCTAGATCAAATATAGGTATGTATCTTTCCTTAAaataattagcaaaaaaaaacaaaactgaaaaaataGACCTCCAGCGAGAATAGCCCAGGGCATTGAATTGCAAGAATTGCGGAAAAGATTGTTTAATATCAAATTGATCTTCGTTTGATCAACTGCTTGATCAACATACGATTCTGAAACAATATGTGCGTTAGATTTGCTGAGCATTAAGATGAGCCGAATGCTTCTTTCTTCCCTTTCGGGCATCGGCTATTCCcgaatcaaaaaacaaaacaaaaaaaaaacgcacaacttTTTGTTCGCAGCCGTAACTTTGTGGAAGTGGAATCGATGGTGATGCTGACAGCAAATCACAGCCATGCGGGAGAGACAGTTTGCGGGTGCGTTACACAATGATGCGTTGCCGAGATGAAACTTTCCACCGCCGAGATGGAGATGAAGATGCTGCCCGccggttttttggtgtttggccCCTCTCCGATAGAGCCAACGCGGGCGCAACCCCTATTGTTTGGCACGAATGGCACCTGGTGGACCACGAACCGGGGATAGTATAAAATTGAGCGCAGATGCGTTACCAATTATCAGTGTGGCAGTGTCTCGTGGATCACAAACAGCACGCAGCCAACAATGAAGGTTAGTTGTTCGGTTACAATCCGAATAGCGACTTAAAGCATATCGTTACTACTGGTGTGTGGACGATAAGTGTGGAGATTTAGGGAAATCATTCTGTTTCAACAACTAGAACATTATCAGTGACGTTACGCAGTACCGCAGGATTGTTTGgtgatttatattaaaaaagaaacagtttttataaaaatattcgaaCAATGACACGGAAAGTAATACAGTGCAACAACGTTTAAAAATTCGAATGCCTTCCCGTTATTTGtgcttgtgtgcgtgtgtacaaactattttacaaaactttaaGTGTTTGAACACTATCAAgaattgtggttttttttggccgtAAGAAACGCATCGTTTATCGTACAGCTGTACATGGACAACATAAATCATCGCATCACCACCTGCATCGATCAAATTTACCTCAACATTCAATTATTAAACGTTATTGAGAGTGTTTAAGATTTTTACAACACAGTTATTAAAACACCTCGATAAGACTGTATCACAGCATCCGTCTACTACGTCCGGAAGTTTTGTGTACTTGCGCCGTGACAGACATTAGTAGATTCGCATAAAACGGTTTATGTGTAGGAGTTTGATTCTTTATTGATAGAACAAGGTTTAGAAAGAATTCTTTCTATTTGGCATTAAATTTGCTGATCTACTATTCCCGACTTTGGTTGGGATTCTCAGTGACTTGAATGACCGATTTGTTGGGCACAGATCGAAAACGCAAAGCGTTTTCACCTTTACCGGTTATTTAACCGGTAAGAGTGGTTTTAGTTATTTTGTGTTGAACTTACATAAGAACacatcaaattcaaatttttccCACAAATATGGATGGCTTTGAAAAGGTCACAAATTTTGATAGCCAgacaaaaaattgttataaCACAGATTAAGTAGGACGAATTAACAACTTTTGATTGTTGAAAGTTTAACTTGTATAGTTTCGGTTTCTTGAGGTTAGCTCTACCGACTAAATTACATTATGTTCCCTTTTCTGTCTATACAGGTCTTACTAGTACTATGTGCACTTGCAGTGTGCACATCAGCCACTCTCGACAAGCTTTTCAAGAAAAAGGACTTCGACATCAGTGAGCTTTTCGATGGCCTGTTCGAAAAGGAGAAACATCATGGACCTCCGCCACGTCCAGTGTACGGGCCTCCGCCAGTACATCATGGGCCTCCACCGCCAGTGTACGGGCCTCCGCCAGTACATCATGCGCCTCCACCGCCAGTGTACGGACCACCACCCGCACCAGTCTACGGACCCCCACCAGTACATCATGCGcctcctcctccaccgccGCCCCCACCGCGGCCAGTGTACGGGCCGCCTGCCCCGGTGTATCATgcaccaccgccgccaccaccacgcCCAGTCTACGGACCTCCGCCAGTACATCATGCGCCTCCACCACCGCCGCGTCCAGTGTACGGGCCACCCGCTCAGGTATACCATGCACCGccgccaccgccgccaccgccgccaccacgCCCAGTCTATGGACCTCCGCCAGTACATCGTGCGCccccaccgccaccaccaccaccaccgcgcCCAGCGTACGGTCCACCTGCCCAGGTCTACCATGCCCCACCACCTCCGCCCGTTCCTGTCTACAGTGCACCAGCGCCCGTTCCTGTCTACAGTGCGCCAGCGCCCGTTCCAGTATATCAGGCTCCAGTGTACAGTGCTCCTGCACCACCTCCGCCACCCCCACCACCCCCACCACCAGTACCAGTATACAGTGCTCCGCATCCCGAACCAATCCAGCTACTGCCGCTGCAAAACAATCCTGTTAGCTTTTCTGGAGCTAGCTCAGCTTCAGTTGCTGTCGGCTCCGTTACTGATGATGGCTATCACTACGGCGTTGGTCATGGTCGCTAATACCGCTAGTACATTTCAACTAAATCTTTTCATCCTTTCTTGCCCTCTGCCCAACTCCGCCACTATTTCATCTTTTCCCTTCCTGTTAGACAGcctgaaaaggaaacaaatccGCCCGTGGATTGCACAATACCAaaagtatgttttattttgctgaatGTCTCATGGAACCTGCAGCGTCAATTAGAGCAGGATCAATGCTGTCTAGAGCATGGTCATATTCCTGTTTTCGAACTGTGCACCCGTAAATACTCTgtgcaacaataacaacaaaaaaaagtcacatAATATTGTGACCGATCAGAACCGGAATCACCGGAACAATAACCGTGGATAGAACAGAAATTTCAGCAGAATAATAGCCAAGTTAACAGTCTAAACAAAGTCACAAAATGACCGGTCACTAGTGTGgtgctttgaaaaaaaaaaaacaaatgtacaaatataaaaatgcgTCCTTAATCCTCGTGAGGCTACACCCGCATGAAAGATGAAAGTGATAATTTCAGTCTTCACTTCGATAAGCTCAATCGTGGTAGTACCGATCACCGGATACCATATGCCATAACATTGCGTTTCAAGCGGCATGCTACATGTACTGAATTCAgtttctaataaataaaaaggaatattttattcagTGTTAATCACTTAATCACAAGCCTTCTACATTCTACTCATATTTAATCACTTTATGATCGCGTTTCATCCGATTTACTTTGTTCAAAGCGAACAACAAAACGCTAACTATTTAAACTcttaaattcttaaattaatttgatttaaagcattatttgagtgaaaagaaactcattgcaaccaattcggattaaaataaaacaattttattttttttgcaaaatttctcaaaaaaaacgtaaggggtaagccttatgaaattttcgagttgaaatttttttgaaatttttttttcgattttttattcttattttagtttaaagcattatttaagtgaaatgaaacatattgcaacaaattcccattaaaatatatcacatttttcaatattgctaatttgttcagaaacagggtaaggaacttggttccctgaataacttctggcacagacatctgacggtatggccgtccaagaagaaaatgtagccattgatgccatctatcgaccacaagttaaagattggcgatccgttggataccgaccgagttataggcaaaatttggtgcaaaaatgacccttatgaaattttcaaattttttgaattttttgattttttcattatttttcactcttttttttatttcaatcattatttgagtgaacagaaactcattgcaaccaattgggattaaaataaaacaattttattttttttgcaaaatttctcaaaaaaaacgtaaggggtaagccttatgaaattttcgagttgaaatttttttgaaatttttttttcgattttttattctttttttagtttaaagcattatttgagtgaaaagaaacatattgcaacaaattcccattaaaatatatcacatttttcaatattgctaaattgttcagaaacagggtaaggaacttggttccctgaataacttctggcacagacatctgacggtatggccgtccaagaagaaaatgtagccattggtgccatctatcgaccacaagttaaagattggcgatccgttggataccgaccgagttataggcaaaagttggtgcaaaaatgagaaaaattttacattttctcaaacagggtaaggaacttggttcctcgaataacttctggcacagacatctgaaggcatggccgtccaagaagaaaatgtagccattgatgccatctatgaaccacaggttaaagattggcgatccgttggataccgaccgagttataggcaaaagttggtgcaaaaatgagaaaaattttacattttctcaaacagggtaaggaacttggttcctcgaataacttctggcacagacatctgagggcatggccgtccaagaagaaaatgtagccattgatgccatctatgaaccacaggttaaagattggcgatccgttggatatagaccgagttataggcaaaagttggtgcaaaaatgagccttatgaaattttcaaattttttaatttttttagttttttattctttttttaatttaaagcatttattGAGTGAGGTACAATTTGAGCGGGCTTTGGGGCCGAAATGACCGAACtttaacttatacgtttatgcagggttttttatgactccgaaatgagtctttaaacgagctgacccctaataacgactcattcactctgagttgactcactaaaaagagttgttattctcatctctaggaCAGTTATCACTTAACAACACTTTGGGATATACAGAGTGTGCAGCAGTATAGAATGACAGAAAATAACATGAATTTTGATACTGAGTGCGAAAGATGAATCCTCGTAACAGGCGCAGAAACCATTAAACTATCTTTGTAGTATGCCTTTCAACCGTTTAGTATAAGGCTAAAGTTAGTTGAAGCGCAAACATAGTatcaataaatattataaatctAATCTTAACTTCAACAAGCCAAGTGTTGCTTGGCTTTGtcgtttaattttcattttattgatatATAACtatcaagaaagaaaaatcacataaaCTTACCAGAAAGAATGGAATCCAATGTTGCGTTAGCTTTAACTTCGTACattttggaaataatttatgatttgGTCGTGTTTCTTGATTGTATACATTGTTGTCTATTTTGCTAAGTTTGTTTACAATAAAATGTACCGGTAAAAAGGTACGTCCATAGCTTATCGTCAACTGTCAATTCCGTTAGACTTTGGGCAGATACATGCAGTGTAGGTTTTCAAAAGCAAGCTATTTACACCTAAATCTTATAAAAACAATTCACATTCGTTGTATACCGGGATACCACTGCATCAATagttaaataacttttttcaaacattacctcaattaaatttcaacacaTTTTCACGATTGCTTAGCTCAGCGATACTTCAAAACTGACAGTAAAGATGGCTTCTCGAGAGGTAGTGTGGAGCGAactggtttttatttatttctatcggtgtttttatttgtatttatggAACAAACTTGCACGTTGAAGAATTTGGTCAACATTCTGGTGTTTCCACATTGCCGCGCAGTGACATTCGGGTTTTACAATCCAATTCACATCTCACCAGCAGTCTCGAACTTGTTGAAACATACGGAGTAAAACAAACTTGTATTGGAAGTGCCTACCATCCTAAACCCAGCGGTGTTTTCCAGTCGCGATGGCACTGTTACATAAAAAGGCCTCAGAAATTCCCGAAGACGCTGTTCGTTTGAGCGAGGAGGATGCCATTCAGTATTTCTTGAATTTGGTGAAAAACTGGGAAAACAAATCCGAAGTCTGGCCAATCGTATACACACCCGGGATACTTGGTGGCAGTACGGTGTTTTCCAGCTTTTATATTAACAATTACTACCGGCGAGTGTTGAAGCTGGGCAATTATGGAAGGTTTTCCAGCTATCTGCCAGCGGTTGCACTACCGGCCATCATGGCCACCGTTTTTCACTCTACGTTCGTGTTACCGGATGTGTTGCTGCGCAAGGAACCGTGTCCTGTATGTCTACAAACACGCGCTGCTGCATTTCAAAGTGTTTTTGCTGTAGCTTATCCGATGATGCTTGTTCCGCTCTCGTCGTTTATGGTATGTTGTAGGCGCATTACTCAAACAAATGATGCAGGTCTCATTCTTCTGCTTTCTTTTGCAGTTTGCCACTCGACATTTCACCTATCGACTACCATCAATCGTCGAGAAGCCAAAGGAAGTGTTGAAGCTGTATAGAAAATTGTCTGGACCTATTATGATGCCGATTACGATTATGCTAGCATTTAACGTTGCTCTGACCATTTTCTTAACCGGCAAAGAGTTCGAAACGGTgtataatattaattttaagttGCTTGAGATAGAACGTCAAATCGAGAACGAGGCCGTGTTTGTTGATCAGCCTTAAATATAGTGTGAGAACTTATATGCtgttattaattttgtacAGTAGAACAAAAGCTTAACGAAAGGTGACGAGCTGACTGATAGAACATGTAGATAAAGCCATagcgtaaataaaaaatagatagTTCTATCGTATGTTATATTCAGGGAATAAAACTCATTTTATTCATGAGAGAAACGCGGTGATAGAAATTTGTACGCAATAgtttaatacaaaataagaaatttgTTTGAGCTGTTTGACCCcaattgaataataaaaagtaacataatttattatctACTACAAGAAAGTAGTAGTCTTTTTCATCATATGTTTACATAGAAAAgctgaaattaatttcactaatAGTTTTGTATATACCTTTACTCTATGTGAACCTTGGACGATTCTGCTCTAATGTTGCCTATGGCCACAGCTTCATGTATTAGTTCAGCGTGAGATGAGTTTTCTTCTGTCAAATACTTCATTTTGAATCAACATCGGGTGTAAGCGAGATAGAGCAAGGgtaaatgcaaattaaaacTCGTTCGGTGTTCCCTGTGTTtgtgattttccatttttttgtcgcAATTTTTCATATCCATAGGGATGTCTTTTTTGGACAGTAGCTggggatgaaaaattattccGACTAATCAGGAGCGTTTGCGAAAAGTTACTGCAGACAGTGATAAGCTCCGGCGTAAAAGAGACGTATTGAGACGTTGTGTACTTCATCACGCATTCCAGCTGAGAAACGTAAGCGCGTCTTGTACATTGTGGAGGAACCTACGCGCGACGCGAATGAGATCAACTGTTAAAGCCGCAACTTGAGAATTGTGGTTAAAACACCAATAAACCCATTAACCTATCATCCTTTGCCCTGTAACAAGGCGAAAGTTCATAGTACAAGTAGGTAGGTCAACTGATAATGTACGTGATTTGTATCTATTTGTCCTTTTGGCAACGTACCagctgattttttaaatatttgttatcGAACCACAGTATGGGGTAGAAAAGATTAATCCTATGTACGTTCTAACATTCCGACAGAAAAGCATCGTAAAGCGTCAATTTGGTAGGTAACAGGATGAAAAATGCTACCGTACCACCTGCAGTCGTGTCTTCCACCACTACTTCCGGATCGTCGCGCGGCATCAGCAATAAACGCCAGCAGCAGATTTACAGTCCAGGTAGTGGGCCGCTACGAAAAACAGAATCAACCGGTAACAACCGATCGCATAATTCCGACCAATCAGAGGATCAACCAAGACCGCGTTGGGCGGTTGAAGGATCAGATCCAGTAACAAGTGGTTCAAACCGGGGTGGCTCTTCTAGTGACGTTCAGCAGCCCTTGATG is part of the Anopheles funestus chromosome X, idAnoFuneDA-416_04, whole genome shotgun sequence genome and encodes:
- the LOC125773359 gene encoding uncharacterized protein LOC125773359 isoform X1, which translates into the protein MKVLLVLCALAVCTSATLDKLFKKKDFDISELFDGLFEKEKHHGPPPRPVYGPPPVHHGPPPPVYGPPPVHHAPPPPVYGPPPAPVYGPPPVHHAPPPPPPPPPRPVYGPPAPVYHAPPPPPPRPVYGPPPVHHAPPPPPRPVYGPPAQVYHAPPPPPPPPPPRPVYGPPPVHRAPPPPPPPPPRPAYGPPAQVYHAPPPPPVPVYSAPAPVPVYSAPAPVPVYQAPVYSAPAPPPPPPPPPPPVPVYSAPHPEPIQLLPLQNNPVSFSGASSASVAVGSVTDDGYHYGVGHGR
- the LOC125773359 gene encoding uncharacterized protein LOC125773359 isoform X2, whose product is MKVLLVLCALAVCTSATLDKLFKKKDFDISELFDGLFEKEKHHGPPPRPVYGPPPVHHGPPPPVYGPPPVHHAPPPPVYGPPPAPVYGPPPVHHAPPPPPPPPPRPVYGPPAPVYHAPPPPPPRPVYGPPPVHRAPPPPPPPPPRPAYGPPAQVYHAPPPPPVPVYSAPAPVPVYSAPAPVPVYQAPVYSAPAPPPPPPPPPPPVPVYSAPHPEPIQLLPLQNNPVSFSGASSASVAVGSVTDDGYHYGVGHGR
- the LOC125773542 gene encoding uncharacterized protein LOC125773542, producing MALLHKKASEIPEDAVRLSEEDAIQYFLNLVKNWENKSEVWPIVYTPGILGGSTVFSSFYINNYYRRVLKLGNYGRFSSYLPAVALPAIMATVFHSTFVLPDVLLRKEPCPVCLQTRAAAFQSVFAVAYPMMLVPLSSFMFATRHFTYRLPSIVEKPKEVLKLYRKLSGPIMMPITIMLAFNVALTIFLTGKEFETVYNINFKLLEIERQIENEAVFVDQP